The proteins below are encoded in one region of Metabacillus dongyingensis:
- a CDS encoding nickel-dependent hydrogenase large subunit, whose protein sequence is MSKRIVINPLTRISGFMEIDVLVENNKVADAKTKGNLFRGFEQMLVGRNPFDAVYFTQRICGICSAAHSMASSLALEDALNIEPMEQGRYLRDIIHCCEFLQNHIRHFYQYTVPDYVKIEQNSLFLSDHGDFRLPKAINDRISNHYFDSLAISRSAHQMLAVLGGKAPHNHGVFIGGITAQATAEKVVHIDSILEEIILFIDEKMIPDVYEIARYYPEYFRLGGGYGNLLTYGAFNDYKELGTLYVNPLVSVLGTVEAFNENKITEKIDYSYYTAKESTYGPDAEVPEPDMDKEKAYSWVKAPRYNNLPFEVGPLARLILSGSYSNGISAMDRTIARALEAKKITEIMKILLKELIPDVDVQKKYELPQTASGRGLVDTTRGALGHWLKIDDKKLSYYQIITPSTWDFSTRDEKGYRGVAEEALIGTPIENLDNPAEIGRILRSFDPCMSCATHVYIPGKQVKTIKVF, encoded by the coding sequence ATGAGTAAAAGAATTGTTATTAATCCTTTGACGCGAATAAGCGGTTTTATGGAAATTGATGTTCTCGTGGAAAATAATAAAGTGGCAGATGCCAAAACAAAAGGGAATTTATTTCGGGGATTTGAGCAAATGTTAGTAGGGAGAAATCCGTTTGATGCGGTTTATTTCACACAGCGAATATGCGGAATTTGCTCAGCAGCACATTCGATGGCCTCATCATTGGCATTAGAAGATGCACTAAACATAGAACCGATGGAACAAGGAAGGTATCTTAGAGATATCATTCATTGCTGTGAGTTTCTGCAGAATCACATTCGCCATTTTTATCAATATACGGTTCCGGATTATGTGAAAATTGAACAAAATTCTCTTTTTCTATCAGACCATGGCGATTTTAGACTGCCCAAAGCAATAAATGACAGGATTTCAAACCATTACTTCGATTCACTCGCGATAAGCCGGTCAGCACATCAAATGCTGGCGGTATTAGGGGGGAAGGCTCCTCATAATCATGGCGTATTTATTGGAGGTATTACGGCGCAGGCAACAGCAGAAAAAGTCGTTCATATTGATTCCATTCTTGAGGAGATCATCTTATTTATAGATGAAAAAATGATACCTGATGTATATGAGATTGCCAGGTATTATCCGGAGTACTTCCGATTAGGCGGAGGATACGGCAATCTTTTGACCTATGGTGCCTTTAATGATTATAAAGAGCTGGGAACGTTATATGTCAATCCTCTGGTATCTGTTCTCGGCACTGTAGAAGCTTTTAATGAGAACAAAATCACGGAAAAAATTGATTACTCCTATTACACAGCAAAAGAAAGCACATACGGGCCTGATGCAGAGGTGCCTGAGCCTGACATGGATAAAGAGAAAGCATACTCCTGGGTAAAAGCGCCAAGGTACAATAATCTTCCCTTTGAAGTTGGCCCGCTGGCGAGATTAATCTTAAGCGGTTCATACAGCAATGGAATTTCAGCCATGGATCGGACAATTGCCAGAGCACTTGAAGCGAAAAAAATAACAGAAATTATGAAAATATTATTAAAAGAGCTTATCCCGGATGTAGATGTTCAAAAAAAATATGAGCTTCCGCAAACTGCATCAGGAAGAGGGCTTGTCGATACAACAAGAGGCGCTTTAGGGCATTGGCTTAAAATAGATGATAAAAAATTATCATACTATCAAATTATCACCCCATCAACATGGGATTTTTCCACCAGAGATGAAAAGGGATACAGAGGCGTTGCAGAAGAAGCGTTAATCGGCACACCAATTGAGAATCTTGATAATCCAGCTGAGATTGGAAGAATCCTTCGTTCCTTTGATCCATGTATGTCTTGTGCGACACATGTATACATTCCTGGAAAACAAGTTAAAACCATTAAGGTGTTTTAA
- a CDS encoding hydrogenase maturation protease, which yields MEKIIVLGIGNQLMMDDGAGIYLTEELAKLDHYPSIDYRIGESDIDYCIEVIDGASFVIILDAVSSGKQAGQLSIYPLAALHEHRTLDISPHNLHLFEVLYQQRKTIKGFLIGVEPYQIDFHIGLSDMLTEKWDEILEETRKAIRELIKEKEEV from the coding sequence ATGGAAAAAATCATCGTATTGGGGATTGGAAATCAATTAATGATGGACGATGGAGCTGGAATCTATCTTACAGAAGAGCTGGCGAAGCTTGATCATTATCCAAGCATCGATTATAGAATAGGTGAATCAGATATTGATTATTGTATCGAAGTGATTGACGGAGCATCGTTTGTGATAATTCTCGATGCTGTATCCTCCGGCAAACAAGCCGGACAATTATCAATCTATCCTCTGGCAGCATTACATGAACACCGGACACTTGATATCTCTCCGCACAACCTTCATTTATTTGAAGTGCTGTATCAGCAAAGAAAAACGATAAAGGGATTTCTAATAGGTGTGGAACCTTATCAAATTGATTTTCATATAGGTCTGAGCGACATGCTTACAGAAAAATGGGATGAGATTTTAGAGGAGACAAGGAAGGCGATCCGGGAATTAATAAAGGAAAAAGAGGAAGTGTAA
- a CDS encoding copper homeostasis protein CutC has translation MEGGLTPSYGLIISVCSGLTIPVNVMIRASKGLILPFTARLTRSIIRSLL, from the coding sequence ATGGAAGGCGGGCTTACGCCTAGCTATGGATTAATTATAAGTGTCTGCAGCGGATTAACGATTCCGGTGAATGTGATGATTCGCGCATCAAAGGGGTTGATATTACCTTTCACCGCGCGTTTGACGAGGTCGATTATCAGGTCACTGCTTTAG